One window of bacterium genomic DNA carries:
- a CDS encoding DoxX family membrane protein, producing the protein MESILRIVLGILVAGSSIVSIFAPEMIPVTASLPVKIGMTVLGLWILSGIGKGQINFVLRLIIGISFVYAAVDKIIHPDQFARIIYNYHQAPGQLINIFALFLPWVELITGVLVIVGYWEKAAVVVIGGMLVMFIIALSIALMKGVNIECGCFSTTSKAKGPIKDLIFRDALMLLGCGVLLWARKSWMAIERQYARR; encoded by the coding sequence ATGGAATCGATATTGCGCATAGTCCTTGGAATTCTCGTTGCCGGGTCTTCGATCGTAAGCATTTTTGCGCCAGAGATGATTCCGGTAACGGCGAGTCTTCCGGTCAAGATTGGCATGACGGTTCTCGGACTCTGGATACTATCGGGAATTGGCAAAGGCCAAATCAACTTTGTACTTCGTCTGATCATTGGGATCAGCTTCGTTTATGCCGCTGTTGATAAGATCATTCACCCGGATCAGTTTGCCCGCATCATATACAACTACCATCAGGCGCCGGGACAGCTGATCAATATCTTTGCGCTCTTTTTGCCTTGGGTTGAGTTGATTACCGGCGTGTTAGTCATAGTTGGCTATTGGGAAAAGGCGGCAGTAGTAGTGATCGGCGGCATGCTGGTGATGTTCATTATTGCGCTGTCGATTGCGTTGATGAAGGGTGTCAATATCGAGTGTGGTTGTTTCTCGACGACTTCGAAAGCAAAAGGGCCAATCAAGGATTTGATCTTCAGAGATGCTTTGATGCTGCTCGGCTGTGGCGTATTGCTGTGGGCGCGGAAGAGCTGGATGGCGATTGAACGGCAGTACGCGAGACGATAG
- a CDS encoding rhodanese-like domain-containing protein, with the protein MSMILRIVIILFIAAILGGINNFVNPNKVPWIGNWPSEMSDTDTNWTSLSYEKGDPPTLRLSEAFDRWASKSYIFIDAREPEEYAEGHIEGAISLPYDYFDDYKDKVLPTLPKDASIVTYCSGSECEASLYLARFLVQEYGYKNVEIFFGGWSQWSKKQLPIEGKYGNDEGAH; encoded by the coding sequence ATGTCAATGATCTTACGAATCGTCATCATACTCTTCATCGCCGCCATTCTTGGCGGAATCAACAATTTCGTTAATCCCAACAAAGTACCGTGGATCGGCAATTGGCCGTCGGAGATGTCTGACACCGACACCAATTGGACCTCGTTGTCGTATGAAAAGGGCGATCCGCCAACTTTGCGGTTATCGGAGGCGTTTGATCGATGGGCATCAAAGTCGTACATCTTCATAGACGCTCGTGAACCGGAAGAGTATGCCGAGGGTCACATTGAGGGCGCAATTAGTTTGCCCTATGACTATTTCGATGATTACAAAGACAAGGTCCTACCGACTCTTCCGAAGGATGCTTCAATTGTCACCTACTGTTCGGGTTCCGAATGTGAGGCTTCGCTGTATTTGGCCCGCTTCCTGGTTCAGGAATATGGTTACAAGAATGTAGAAATTTTCTTTGGCGGCTGGTCACAGTGGAGCAAGAAGCAGTTACCGATTGAGGGCAAGTATGGCAATGACGAGGGGGCGCATTAG
- a CDS encoding FAD-binding oxidoreductase — protein sequence MVVNLVSPRSEAEVADFFKNPERGESLVVARGTNSRFLAPHTDRPVTVLNMQNVARVERLEPADYYITCQAGMRLAQLHYILHEMNLHFPFLNGESSGTVGGMVASGQISGSNGSFNISRWVLALKVTMADGNVISTGAVTYKSVAGYDLPKLFCGSFGTLGVITSASLRLYPIGSGPFGKDMLPVSPRLPILTEIGKVQAPKNRGNEIALRIKKALDPRGLFPAISGWNA from the coding sequence ATAGTAGTCAATCTCGTTTCGCCAAGATCGGAAGCTGAAGTCGCGGATTTTTTCAAGAATCCCGAACGCGGCGAATCGTTGGTAGTTGCACGGGGGACGAATAGCCGATTTCTTGCACCGCACACTGATCGACCGGTAACTGTGCTGAACATGCAGAACGTTGCCCGAGTCGAACGTCTTGAGCCGGCAGACTACTACATAACTTGCCAGGCTGGAATGAGACTCGCCCAGCTACATTATATCCTCCATGAAATGAACCTGCATTTTCCGTTCCTGAATGGTGAATCTTCCGGAACAGTCGGGGGGATGGTCGCTTCGGGTCAGATTAGCGGCAGTAACGGTAGTTTCAATATCAGCCGCTGGGTTTTGGCGCTCAAGGTGACAATGGCGGATGGCAACGTTATCTCAACGGGAGCTGTAACTTACAAATCTGTAGCTGGTTACGATTTACCGAAATTGTTCTGCGGCAGTTTCGGAACACTGGGGGTGATAACTTCGGCATCGCTGAGGCTCTACCCGATTGGTTCAGGTCCTTTTGGAAAAGACATGCTCCCGGTATCGCCTCGACTGCCGATATTGACAGAAATCGGGAAGGTGCAGGCGCCGAAGAATCGCGGAAACGAGATTGCTCTGCGGATAAAGAAGGCTCTTGATCCAAGAGGGCTGTTTCCGGCGATATCAGGTTGGAACGCTTAG
- a CDS encoding NAD(P)H-hydrate dehydratase: MNCDTGEQPNSCIRATYTATLALPKIGHYFYPGKSYCGLTKVIDIGIPAKALEGLNLSVNLTTPWQVRDLIPDREPTAHKGDAGKLFIVAGSVGMTGAATLAAQAAVKSGCGLVTVGCPKSLNDILEIKLTEAMTRPLPEVRSTRCLALRGLGDILQGIHNADAACLGPGVGRHHDTKELFKRLIASLDRPAVLDADGLFPFSGQPELLKACKADLVLTPHVGEFSRLSGLSIEQINQDRIKAASDFAIATGKVILLKGAPTIIASPDGSSYINPTGNPGMATGGSGDVLSGLIGALLALRMGAYEAAICGAFIHGWAGDLAQRVVGTFGMSASDISNQIPKALKVLKS; encoded by the coding sequence TTGAATTGTGATACCGGCGAACAACCGAATTCGTGCATTCGCGCTACCTATACTGCGACACTCGCACTGCCAAAGATTGGACACTACTTCTATCCCGGTAAGTCGTATTGCGGACTAACGAAAGTTATTGATATCGGGATTCCGGCGAAGGCACTGGAAGGACTGAATCTGTCGGTTAATCTGACCACACCTTGGCAAGTACGCGACCTGATACCTGATCGGGAGCCGACGGCTCACAAGGGTGACGCTGGTAAGCTGTTTATTGTGGCGGGATCAGTCGGCATGACTGGAGCTGCCACTTTGGCGGCACAGGCTGCCGTCAAGTCGGGTTGCGGGCTGGTGACAGTCGGATGCCCCAAGAGCCTGAACGACATTTTGGAGATCAAGCTGACCGAAGCGATGACGCGGCCACTTCCTGAAGTCAGAAGCACGCGTTGTCTGGCACTTCGTGGACTCGGGGATATCCTTCAGGGAATTCACAACGCAGATGCGGCGTGCCTGGGACCGGGAGTGGGGCGACATCACGACACGAAAGAGCTATTCAAGCGACTAATTGCCAGCCTTGACCGACCGGCAGTACTGGATGCTGATGGTCTGTTTCCATTCTCCGGTCAACCGGAACTGCTTAAGGCTTGCAAGGCGGATCTAGTACTGACGCCGCATGTCGGAGAGTTTTCGCGGTTGAGCGGATTGTCAATTGAGCAAATTAATCAGGACAGAATTAAGGCGGCTTCTGATTTCGCAATTGCGACCGGAAAAGTCATCTTACTAAAAGGAGCACCGACGATTATTGCTTCGCCGGACGGCTCTTCCTATATTAATCCGACCGGCAACCCGGGAATGGCGACCGGCGGTTCAGGAGATGTTTTGTCTGGATTGATCGGTGCGCTATTGGCTCTCAGGATGGGAGCTTACGAGGCGGCAATTTGCGGGGCGTTCATTCACGGCTGGGCGGGAGACTTGGCACAGCGGGTTGTCGGGACATTTGGAATGAGCGCGAGCGACATTTCAAATCAGATTCCGAAGGCGCTAAAAGTCCTAAAAAGTTGA
- the lon gene encoding endopeptidase La: protein MQASVINKSEPIQVVNSSLPVLPIRGMVVFPYLVMPLMITDQKQAKLVDEALMAGRTIGLCTQKDSQSENPGPDDIYQVGTAATVLKMLRFPDGSVRFLVQGLHRISITKVVETEPFIQAEVDIHHDKDTAGVKIEALKRNVMELLKKVVDLAPSLSEEIYITAINQESASKLADYVASNLNLTIASKQELLETYDVQQRLEKLVQHLNKEVGVLELSQKIQSDAAHEMGKMQRDYILREQLKAIRRELGEADDRTTEIEEFRKKIDENDLPKLAREAAEKELDRLSKMNPSSAEYIVSRTYIDWLTILPWNRSTEVDLDIIKAEKILDEDHHGLEKVKERILEFLAVQKLKSEMKGPILCFSGPPGVGKTSLGRSIARAMGRKFQRIALGGMHDEAEIRGHRRTYIGSLPGRIVQAIRRCDSNNPVLMLDEIDKIGKDFRGDPASALLEVLDPEQNNTFSDHYLDVPFDLSKVMFITTANILDTIPSVLLDRMEVIRIPGYTDKEKLAITKKYLLTREIENHGLKKAQLQFTDDAILKIIRDYTRESGLRNLDREIATVCRKIAKKVATGHDSKTTVKGTDVPEYLGPEKFVADRSPREGEVGVVPGLAYTSVGGDILYIEVTKMAGKGHLNLTGSLGDVMKESVQTALSCVRSSAEELGIDPTIFEKIDLHVHVPSGAVPKDGPSAGITIATALVSLLTDRPIRPKVSMTGEITLRGVVLPIGGLKEKCLGALRYGFKEIIIPRDNEKDLIDLPQEVKSHFKFHPVDHVEEVFAIVFPPKKVEKKKK, encoded by the coding sequence TTGCAAGCATCTGTGATTAACAAATCGGAACCAATTCAAGTTGTTAACAGCTCGCTGCCGGTTCTGCCGATTCGCGGAATGGTGGTGTTTCCATATCTCGTCATGCCGTTGATGATCACCGACCAAAAACAGGCTAAGCTGGTTGATGAGGCACTGATGGCGGGACGGACAATCGGACTGTGTACTCAAAAGGACTCTCAGTCGGAAAATCCCGGACCTGATGACATCTATCAGGTCGGCACTGCCGCGACGGTGCTCAAGATGTTGCGCTTTCCCGACGGATCAGTGCGGTTTCTCGTGCAGGGACTGCATCGCATTTCAATTACCAAGGTTGTCGAGACCGAGCCGTTTATTCAGGCTGAGGTCGATATCCACCACGACAAAGACACTGCCGGCGTCAAAATCGAAGCGCTTAAGCGCAATGTGATGGAACTGCTTAAGAAGGTGGTTGATCTTGCTCCGAGCCTTTCGGAAGAAATTTACATTACGGCAATCAATCAAGAGAGCGCTTCCAAGCTCGCCGATTATGTCGCATCAAATTTGAATCTCACTATCGCTAGCAAACAAGAATTGCTCGAAACCTACGATGTCCAACAGCGGCTCGAGAAGTTAGTGCAGCATCTCAATAAAGAAGTCGGCGTTCTCGAACTCTCGCAGAAAATCCAGAGCGATGCCGCTCACGAAATGGGCAAGATGCAGCGCGACTATATCCTGCGCGAGCAACTCAAAGCCATCCGCCGCGAACTCGGCGAGGCCGATGACCGCACGACTGAGATTGAAGAGTTCCGCAAGAAGATCGATGAGAATGATCTCCCCAAGCTCGCGCGCGAAGCCGCCGAGAAGGAACTTGATCGTCTGAGCAAGATGAACCCGTCATCGGCGGAGTACATTGTCAGTCGTACGTATATTGATTGGCTCACGATTCTTCCGTGGAACCGTTCTACTGAAGTCGATCTCGATATCATCAAAGCCGAGAAGATTCTTGATGAGGACCACCATGGTCTCGAAAAGGTGAAGGAACGCATCCTCGAATTTCTCGCCGTGCAAAAACTCAAATCTGAGATGAAGGGACCGATTCTGTGCTTCTCCGGCCCTCCCGGAGTTGGCAAAACCTCGCTTGGTCGTTCAATTGCTCGCGCCATGGGACGCAAGTTCCAGCGTATCGCTCTTGGCGGTATGCACGACGAGGCCGAAATTCGCGGCCATCGCCGTACTTACATCGGCTCACTGCCGGGGCGCATCGTACAGGCGATTCGCAGATGCGATTCGAATAATCCGGTGTTGATGCTTGACGAAATCGACAAGATCGGCAAGGACTTCCGCGGTGATCCGGCTTCGGCATTGCTTGAAGTTCTCGACCCCGAGCAGAACAATACGTTCTCTGATCACTATCTCGATGTGCCGTTTGATTTGTCGAAGGTGATGTTTATCACCACGGCGAATATTCTCGATACGATTCCGTCAGTGCTGCTTGACCGTATGGAGGTCATTCGTATTCCGGGTTACACCGACAAAGAAAAACTCGCAATCACGAAGAAGTATCTCCTCACGCGCGAAATCGAGAATCACGGACTCAAGAAGGCGCAACTGCAGTTCACCGATGATGCAATTCTGAAGATCATCCGCGACTACACGCGCGAATCGGGTTTGCGCAATCTTGACCGCGAGATCGCCACTGTCTGCCGCAAGATTGCCAAGAAAGTCGCGACCGGCCACGACAGCAAAACTACCGTCAAAGGCACGGACGTGCCGGAATATCTCGGCCCTGAGAAATTCGTTGCTGACCGCAGCCCGCGCGAAGGCGAAGTCGGCGTCGTGCCGGGATTGGCGTACACTTCCGTTGGCGGCGACATTCTGTACATTGAGGTTACGAAGATGGCGGGTAAGGGTCATCTGAACTTGACCGGCAGTCTCGGTGATGTGATGAAGGAATCGGTGCAGACCGCGTTGTCGTGTGTGCGTTCATCGGCAGAGGAATTGGGAATCGACCCGACGATTTTTGAGAAGATTGATTTACATGTGCATGTGCCATCGGGCGCCGTACCGAAGGATGGTCCATCGGCAGGTATCACGATTGCGACGGCGCTGGTAAGTCTGTTGACTGATCGCCCGATTCGCCCGAAGGTGAGCATGACCGGCGAGATCACATTGCGCGGTGTCGTGTTGCCGATCGGCGGCTTGAAAGAAAAGTGCCTCGGCGCACTTCGATATGGCTTCAAGGAGATCATCATTCCGCGCGACAACGAGAAAGACTTGATCGATTTGCCGCAGGAAGTGAAATCGCATTTCAAATTCCATCCGGTTGATCATGTCGAGGAAGTTTTTGCGATTGTGTTTCCGCCGAAGAAAGTGGAGAAGAAGAAGAAGTAG